Proteins found in one Acinetobacter sp. XH1741 genomic segment:
- a CDS encoding ribonucleotide-diphosphate reductase subunit beta, with the protein MSILSWDDFEDDSQKPAAPEHKSAPIQPEKTSDSQNVSTAQPSSPSMAAPQSAGTHSVRPTVASDTMARASAALEHLDVAPGLEELEMGAQRVQVDDKAMINCRADLNQLVPFKYEWAWQKYLDGCANHWMPQEVNMNHDIALWKSENGLTEDERTIVMRSLGFFSTADSLVANNLVLAIYRHITNPECRQYILRQAFEEAIHTHAYQYCIESLGMDEGEVFNMYREIPSVARKASWGLKYTQSLSDPTFHTGTPENDQRLLRNLIAFYCVLEGIFFYCGFTQILSMGRRNKMNGVAEQFQYILRDESMHLNFGIDMINQIKIENPHLWTAEFQQEVIQMILEGTMLEIEYARDTMPRGVLGMNASMMEEYLKFICNRRLSQLGLPEQFAGVTNPFAWMSEMMDLRKEKNFFETRVTDYQTGGALSW; encoded by the coding sequence ATGTCTATCCTTAGTTGGGACGATTTTGAAGATGATTCGCAAAAACCGGCTGCACCTGAACACAAGTCTGCGCCCATCCAACCGGAAAAAACGTCTGATTCGCAGAATGTATCTACTGCGCAGCCATCATCGCCGAGCATGGCAGCTCCACAATCCGCTGGAACCCATTCCGTGCGACCAACAGTTGCCTCCGATACGATGGCTAGAGCCTCTGCAGCCCTAGAACACTTAGACGTTGCTCCTGGCCTTGAAGAGCTAGAAATGGGCGCACAACGCGTTCAAGTTGACGACAAAGCGATGATTAACTGTCGTGCGGACTTGAACCAACTTGTACCGTTTAAATACGAATGGGCTTGGCAGAAATATCTTGACGGGTGTGCAAACCACTGGATGCCGCAAGAAGTTAACATGAACCATGACATCGCACTTTGGAAGTCTGAAAATGGCTTAACTGAAGATGAGCGTACTATTGTTATGCGTTCTTTAGGTTTCTTCTCTACTGCGGACTCTTTGGTTGCAAATAACTTGGTATTGGCGATTTACCGTCACATTACTAACCCTGAATGCCGTCAGTACATCTTGCGTCAAGCGTTTGAAGAAGCAATTCACACTCACGCTTACCAATACTGTATCGAATCTTTAGGTATGGATGAAGGCGAAGTCTTCAACATGTACCGCGAGATTCCATCTGTTGCGCGTAAAGCATCTTGGGGCCTCAAGTACACTCAATCTTTAAGTGACCCTACTTTCCACACAGGTACTCCTGAAAACGACCAACGTTTACTTCGTAACTTGATCGCATTCTACTGTGTACTCGAAGGGATCTTCTTCTACTGTGGCTTTACTCAAATTTTAAGTATGGGTCGTCGTAACAAGATGAACGGTGTTGCTGAGCAGTTCCAATACATCTTGCGTGATGAGTCTATGCACTTGAACTTTGGTATCGACATGATTAACCAAATCAAGATTGAGAACCCTCACCTTTGGACTGCCGAGTTCCAACAAGAAGTCATTCAAATGATTCTTGAAGGCACAATGCTTGAAATCGAATATGCACGTGACACGATGCCACGCGGTGTATTGGGTATGAACGCAAGCATGATGGAAGAATACTTGAAATTCATCTGTAACCGTCGTTTATCTCAGTTAGGTTTACCAGAGCAATTTGCTGGTGTAACGAATCCATTTGCGTGGATGTCTGAGATGATGGACTTACGTAAAGAGAAGAACTTCTTCGAAACTCGCGTAACTGACTACCAAACTGGTGGTGCGTTAAGCTGGTAA
- a CDS encoding cysteine desulfurase family protein: protein MIYLDYNATTPIDPDVLSTMTACFHDYFANSASVSHHEGIKAYHHLEKCRATVAQMIDADPNHIIFNSGASEANNTVIRAVVDYYKPQGTVHIITSSIEHKCLINICEHLKQREDVEVTYLPVDKSGKVCIQSLKTALQPNTRLISIMAANNETGTLQPLQEISQIAHDHHILFHTDAAQWIGKLPFSVKDIKPNFVSISAHKFYGPKGVGVLYCNQQDIILNSPLVHGGGQESGMRSGTANLPGIAGMAKAAELFIALHEDNIAQQKQLKTYLLKKLRQFFPHAIVNGCEKQSLPNTINFSLPAVKSSTLLKKLKMKVALSSASACLSSEQKPSHVLTAMGLDDEISQSAIRLSFGNRTTLEDLDTALDLIYTTYERLKEY, encoded by the coding sequence ATGATTTATCTTGACTATAATGCAACAACGCCGATTGATCCTGACGTTCTGTCAACAATGACAGCTTGCTTTCATGACTACTTTGCAAACTCTGCTTCTGTCAGTCATCACGAGGGAATTAAAGCATATCATCATTTAGAAAAATGTAGAGCCACTGTTGCTCAAATGATTGATGCTGACCCAAATCACATTATATTTAACTCAGGTGCATCTGAGGCAAACAATACTGTTATTCGCGCTGTTGTGGATTATTATAAACCTCAAGGGACTGTGCATATTATTACTAGTAGCATAGAACATAAATGTCTGATTAATATTTGCGAACACCTCAAGCAACGTGAAGATGTAGAAGTTACTTATTTACCTGTTGATAAATCTGGAAAAGTTTGTATTCAATCATTGAAAACAGCTTTACAACCTAATACACGCCTCATTTCTATCATGGCTGCAAATAACGAAACAGGAACGCTTCAGCCGCTTCAAGAAATTAGCCAAATTGCACATGACCATCATATTTTATTTCATACCGATGCGGCTCAATGGATTGGAAAACTCCCCTTTTCTGTTAAAGATATTAAACCTAATTTCGTAAGTATTTCAGCACATAAGTTTTATGGCCCTAAAGGAGTGGGCGTGTTGTACTGTAATCAGCAGGATATCATTTTGAATTCTCCACTTGTTCATGGTGGCGGACAAGAATCGGGTATGCGAAGTGGAACAGCCAATTTACCTGGAATAGCAGGTATGGCAAAAGCGGCCGAACTCTTTATTGCATTGCATGAAGACAATATTGCACAACAAAAACAGCTCAAAACATATCTTCTTAAAAAATTGAGACAGTTTTTCCCTCATGCCATTGTGAATGGCTGTGAAAAACAGAGCCTTCCTAATACGATTAATTTTTCTTTGCCAGCGGTTAAATCAAGTACATTACTCAAAAAACTCAAAATGAAAGTTGCTTTAAGTAGTGCATCTGCCTGTCTTTCATCCGAACAAAAGCCTAGTCATGTACTTACTGCTATGGGGCTTGATGATGAAATTAGTCAAAGCGCAATTCGTTTAAGTTTTGGAAATAGGACAACTTTAGAAGATCTAGATACAGCTTTAGATTTAATTTACACCACATATGAAAGATTAAAAGAGTATTAA